The Gimesia sp. genome segment CGCCTTCATTGGATAAGTCTAATGATTGTATTCACTTAAGAACGTGACCCCTGGCAGGTCATGTGCCCTTTACATTAGGAGTTCAAAGATGTCTGAATTAGTCGTTAAAGATATTCTCGAAGCGGGTGTTCACTACGGTCACAAGACCAGCCGGTGGAACCCTAAAATGCGTCCTTACATTTATGGACGTCGTAACCAGATTCATATCATCGACCTGAAAGAGACTGTCCGCGGCATTCTGCGTGGTAAAAAGTATCTGGAACGGGTCGCTTCACAGGGCAGCCTGATTCTGTTCGTCGGAACCAAGAAGCAGGCACAGGGCCCGATTCGCGATGCAGCCAACGCTTGTGGCATGCCTTACGTGACCGAACGCTGGCTGGGTGGTGCTCTGACCAACTTCCGCACCGTTCGTAATCGTCTGAAGCGTCTGGAAGAACTGGAATCACTGGAAGAAACCGGTGAAATCAATTCCTACTCCAAGAAGATGCAGTCGACCCTGATGCGGGAAAAACGCAAGGTTTACCGTAACCTGAATGGTATCCGCACCATGAACCGCCTGCCCGAAGCACTGGTGGTTGTCGACCCAACCAAGGAAAAGAATGCGGTACACGAAGCCCACATCCTGGGAATCAAAGTTGTTGGCCTGATTGATACCGATTCCGATCCGGATGAAGTCGATCTGCCGATTCCAGGTAACGACGACAGCATTCGTTCCATCCGTCTGGTCATGAATCAGCTGGCTGCAGCCGTGGTTTCTGGCAAAGGCAATCTGCCGGATACCGGTAAAAAAGATGAAGATGAAGGCGGCGAAGAAGAACTGAAGCCGGTACCTTCTCTGTAATTTCGTGTCATTAAGAGACAGTAAGCGTGACTGCTGCTGTTCCGGTTGGTTGACCGGTCGGCAGCAGCACAGTGAATATCAACAATTACATCGGATTAGTATTAAGAGCAATTTCCCAGTGAATTGCTTTCGAAGGAGATGACTGACAATGGCTGAAATTACAGCTGCAGCCGTGAAAGCCTTACGCGAAATGACCGACCTGCCAATGATGGCATGCAAAAAAGCACTGCAGGAAGCTGGTGGCGATCAGGATAAAGCCATCGAAATTCTGCGTGAAGAAGCCGGTAAAATTCAGCTGAAGCGAAGTGATAATGCCACCAGCGAAGGCCGGATTACAGTCCTCTCCAGCGATGATGGTTCTAACACTGTCATGCTGGAAATCGTCTGTGAATCAGCGCCGGTTGCCGGTGGAGAAGACCTGACCAACTTCGCCAACGCCTGTGCCGCACAGCTGCTGGCTAACCCGGAAGTCAACACCGTTGAAGACCTGCTGAAACTCGACTCCGAAAAGGCAGCTGGAAAAACTCTCAACGATGACTTCATGGACATGCTGAATAAGATCCGCGAAAAGATCGTCGTTTCTAAAATCGCACGGGCCAAAGCTCCCAGTGGCAGCTATGTGCACCATGACGGCAAGACCGGCGTACTGTTCCAGGCTGCTGGTGAGTCTGCAGACGCAGAGCTGCTGCGTGGCGTTGCAATGCACATCGCGGCTTTGAAGCCGACTGTTGTTAAAGAAGATGAACTGGATTCTGCTGTCGTTGCAGAAGAGCGGAACCGCCTGGTTGAAGAAGCAAAAGCAACTGGCAAGCCGGATAACATCATCGAGAAAATCGTTGATGGCCGGATGAAGACTTTCTTTGTTGAACAGGGCGTACTGGTTTATCAGCCGTTTGCCGTTGATGATTCCAAGACCGTCAGCCAGGCTCTGGCAGAAAAAGGACTGGAAGCTGTTTCATTCACCCGTTGGGCGATTGGCGGCTAAGAATATAAATTGAAAGACGCATGCGTGCCCCGGGCGCGCGTGCGTCTTTTTCTACACTGACTGCACTCAATACCTACTTTTCAGCAACCCCTCTGACATCGAGGAATCCAAGGATGAATGATTCTCCTGCTCCCCTGTTGAAACCTGCCTACCAGCGTGTTCTGCTTAAATTGAGCGGTGAAGTTTTCTGCCGCGATGGGGAAGGGGGCATCAGCATGTCGGAGCTGGAGTCCATTTCCGCACAGATCAAGCGGCTTGTTGACTCCGGAGTGCAACT includes the following:
- the rpsB gene encoding 30S ribosomal protein S2; protein product: MSELVVKDILEAGVHYGHKTSRWNPKMRPYIYGRRNQIHIIDLKETVRGILRGKKYLERVASQGSLILFVGTKKQAQGPIRDAANACGMPYVTERWLGGALTNFRTVRNRLKRLEELESLEETGEINSYSKKMQSTLMREKRKVYRNLNGIRTMNRLPEALVVVDPTKEKNAVHEAHILGIKVVGLIDTDSDPDEVDLPIPGNDDSIRSIRLVMNQLAAAVVSGKGNLPDTGKKDEDEGGEEELKPVPSL
- the tsf gene encoding translation elongation factor Ts; the protein is MAEITAAAVKALREMTDLPMMACKKALQEAGGDQDKAIEILREEAGKIQLKRSDNATSEGRITVLSSDDGSNTVMLEIVCESAPVAGGEDLTNFANACAAQLLANPEVNTVEDLLKLDSEKAAGKTLNDDFMDMLNKIREKIVVSKIARAKAPSGSYVHHDGKTGVLFQAAGESADAELLRGVAMHIAALKPTVVKEDELDSAVVAEERNRLVEEAKATGKPDNIIEKIVDGRMKTFFVEQGVLVYQPFAVDDSKTVSQALAEKGLEAVSFTRWAIGG